Proteins encoded by one window of Pseudomonas coleopterorum:
- a CDS encoding 3-hydroxybutyrate dehydrogenase has product MALHGKTALVTGSTSGIGLGIASVLAAHGANVVLNGFGDPTAALAEVRRHGTQVAHHGADVSDPAQLAELFEYVRTSLGGVDILVNNAGIQHVEAVEAFPVERWDAIIAINLSSVFHGIRLALPGMREKGWGRIVNIASVHGQVGSVGKSAYVAAKHGVIGLTKVVGLETATTQITCNAICPGFVLTPLVQKQIDDRATKGGDPAAAQRELLAEKQPSLEFVTPEHLGELVLFLCSEAGSQVRGAAWNIDGGWLAQ; this is encoded by the coding sequence ATGGCACTCCACGGCAAGACGGCTTTGGTTACCGGTTCCACCAGCGGCATCGGCCTGGGCATTGCCTCGGTGCTGGCCGCCCACGGCGCGAACGTCGTTCTCAACGGCTTCGGCGATCCGACGGCGGCCTTGGCCGAAGTCCGTCGGCACGGCACCCAGGTTGCGCACCATGGCGCTGATGTCAGCGATCCGGCGCAGTTGGCCGAGTTGTTCGAGTACGTCCGAACGAGCCTTGGCGGTGTCGACATTCTGGTCAACAACGCCGGCATCCAGCACGTGGAAGCGGTCGAGGCCTTCCCCGTGGAGCGTTGGGACGCGATCATCGCGATCAACCTGTCTTCGGTGTTTCACGGCATTCGCCTGGCGCTGCCCGGCATGCGCGAAAAGGGCTGGGGGCGGATCGTCAATATCGCCTCGGTGCATGGCCAGGTGGGTTCGGTCGGCAAGTCGGCGTATGTGGCGGCCAAGCATGGGGTGATCGGTCTGACCAAGGTGGTGGGCCTGGAAACGGCCACCACGCAGATCACTTGCAATGCCATCTGTCCCGGCTTTGTCCTGACCCCACTGGTGCAGAAGCAGATCGACGACCGCGCGACCAAGGGCGGTGACCCGGCTGCCGCCCAGCGCGAACTGCTGGCTGAAAAGCAGCCGTCGCTGGAATTCGTCACCCCCGAGCATCTGGGCGAATTGGTCCTGTTCCTGTGCAGCGAGGCCGGTAGCCAGGTGCGGGGCGCGGCTTGGAACATCGACGGTGGCTGGCTCGCGCAATGA
- a CDS encoding endonuclease/exonuclease/phosphatase family protein: protein MAPPSDPLGPQPSDQPREVHRLRVLTVNTHKGFTAFNRRFILPELREAVRSTSADLVFLQEVLGGHDGHASKFSNWPQMSQYEFLADSMWSDFAYGRNAVYPDGHHGNAVLSKYPILRYTNLDISITGPERRGLLHCVLQVPGHDEVHAICVHLSLLESHRQLQLKLLGQLLDSLPEDAPVIIAGDFNDWQLRGNATLAKRQDLHEAFERHNGQLAKTYPARFPLLRLDRIYVRNATSHGPIILGNKPWTHLSDHLPLAVEIHL, encoded by the coding sequence ATCGCTCCCCCCAGCGACCCTCTCGGCCCGCAACCGTCGGACCAGCCTCGTGAAGTGCATCGCCTGCGGGTGCTGACGGTGAACACCCACAAGGGTTTCACCGCCTTCAACCGCCGTTTCATCCTGCCCGAGTTGCGCGAGGCGGTGCGCAGCACCAGCGCCGATCTGGTGTTCCTGCAGGAAGTGCTGGGCGGCCACGATGGCCATGCGTCGAAGTTCTCCAACTGGCCACAGATGTCGCAGTACGAGTTCCTCGCCGACAGCATGTGGAGCGATTTCGCCTACGGGCGCAATGCGGTGTATCCGGACGGCCATCATGGCAATGCGGTGCTGTCCAAGTACCCGATCCTGCGTTACACCAACCTCGACATCTCGATCACCGGGCCCGAGCGCCGCGGCTTGCTGCACTGCGTTCTGCAGGTGCCGGGCCATGATGAGGTGCATGCGATCTGCGTGCACCTGTCGTTGCTGGAGAGTCATCGGCAACTGCAATTGAAGCTGTTGGGTCAATTGCTCGATTCATTGCCTGAAGATGCGCCAGTAATCATCGCCGGGGATTTCAACGACTGGCAGCTGCGCGGCAACGCCACGCTGGCCAAGCGCCAGGACCTGCATGAGGCGTTCGAGCGGCACAACGGGCAGTTGGCCAAGACCTACCCGGCACGCTTCCCGCTGCTGCGCCTGGACCGGATTTACGTCAGAAACGCGACCAGTCATGGGCCGATCATCCTGGGCAACAAGCCGTGGACGCACCTATCGGACCATTTGCCCCTGGCAGTGGAAATCCACCTGTAG
- a CDS encoding PilT/PilU family type 4a pilus ATPase yields the protein MEIQALLKLLASQDGSDLYLSTGAPPCAKFNGVLKPLSAEALKPGDIAEIAAGIMDAEQRIDFERELEMNLALSIHGVGRFRVNIFKQRNEVSIVARNIKLDIPSFEDLKLPRKLLDVIMEKRGLVLFVGATGSGKSTSLAALIDYRNRNSSGHIITIEDPVEFIHRHKKSIINQREVGVDTRSFQAALKNTLRQAPDVILIGEIRDRETMEHALAFADTGHLAISTLHANNANQALDRIINFFPEDRRPQLLNDLGNNLQAFVSQRLVRTTDGKRRAAVEVMLGTPTIRDFIHRNEFSELKGIMEKSVNLGMQTFDHALYELAVEGAISEEEALKNADSVNNLRLRLKLQGEEGVQHTTAPALPTPAPDRKSADWGLVADDPETPH from the coding sequence ATGGAAATTCAAGCATTGCTCAAGCTCCTGGCCAGTCAGGACGGCTCCGACCTCTACCTGTCCACCGGTGCGCCACCCTGTGCCAAGTTCAACGGCGTGCTCAAACCCTTGAGCGCCGAGGCGTTGAAGCCCGGCGACATCGCCGAGATCGCGGCCGGCATCATGGACGCCGAGCAGCGTATCGATTTCGAGCGCGAGCTGGAAATGAATCTGGCGCTGTCGATCCACGGCGTAGGGCGCTTTCGCGTCAACATCTTCAAGCAGCGCAACGAAGTGTCCATTGTCGCACGCAACATCAAGCTCGACATTCCCAGCTTCGAAGACCTCAAGCTGCCGCGCAAGCTGCTCGACGTGATCATGGAAAAACGCGGCCTGGTGCTCTTCGTCGGCGCCACCGGTTCGGGCAAGTCGACGTCGCTGGCAGCGTTGATCGACTACCGCAACCGTAACAGCAGCGGGCATATCATCACCATCGAGGACCCGGTGGAATTCATCCACCGGCACAAGAAGTCGATCATCAACCAGCGCGAGGTGGGGGTCGATACGCGCAGTTTCCAGGCGGCGTTGAAAAACACCCTGCGCCAGGCGCCGGACGTCATCCTGATCGGCGAGATCCGCGATCGTGAAACCATGGAGCATGCGCTGGCGTTCGCCGACACCGGCCACTTGGCCATTTCAACTCTGCACGCCAACAACGCCAATCAGGCGCTGGACCGGATCATCAACTTCTTCCCCGAAGACCGCCGCCCACAGTTGCTCAACGACCTGGGCAACAACCTGCAGGCGTTCGTCTCGCAGCGGCTGGTGCGCACCACCGACGGCAAGCGCCGCGCGGCGGTGGAAGTGATGCTGGGCACCCCGACCATCCGCGATTTCATTCACCGCAACGAGTTTTCCGAGCTCAAGGGCATCATGGAGAAATCCGTGAACCTGGGCATGCAGACCTTCGACCATGCGCTCTACGAGCTGGCAGTGGAGGGGGCCATCAGTGAAGAAGAGGCGTTGAAGAACGCCGATTCGGTGAACAACCTGCGCCTGCGCTTGAAACTGCAAGGCGAAGAAGGCGTGCAACACACCACCGCACCAGCCCTACCCACACCAGCCCCCGACCGCAAAAGCGCAGATTGGGGCCTGGTGGCGGATGACCCAGAAACCCCGCACTGA
- a CDS encoding hybrid sensor histidine kinase/response regulator, producing the protein MNASPVGGKVSTLIASMDWADSPLPAPDAWPQSLRTAVDIVTHSPMPMLLLWGTQLCQLYNDAFALLVGSNHPRALGQPVDSIWPELKAFTDPIYAAVLQGEVRTFSEKDFNLPREGDSEQVWLDLTYSPIRDENERVAGILVTAIEANERREVSALGRRAEQELRDREAHFRMAIELSPAVHWTAEANGRTDGKSQTERWRQLTGIRGLQPDEDWAQLMHPDDHLPTLDTWQLAVSTGRPYDAEYRLRMADGSYHWMHARALPERDADGVVRQWFGMTEDVQNRRQVEQALRELNEHLETRVSERTQALAEVNLRLQNEMQERERAEEALRHAQKMEALGQLTGGIAHDFNNMLTGIIGSLDLMQRYIDAGRSSEIKRFSEAAISSAHRAAGLTHRLLAFSRRQSLDRKRLAPNELVHSLEELFSRTLGEHLQLRLQLAEDVWPVNTDASQLENALLNLVINARDAMPESGVLTIETANCELDATPEGATLEPVKPGAYVMFRVSDNGSGMSPPILAKAFDPFFTTKPIGQGTGLGLSMIYGFAQQSGGQVTLQSRPGEGTCVRLYLPRHSEPFGDTAEQRIPAVAPMAQAGESVLVVEDDPAVRMLVLDVLDELGYAAHSAADASAALALLEAGLHIDLLVTDVGLPGLNGRQLAEIARQQRPGLKVLFITGYAEKAAERYGFLAEGMDMITKPFSIERLGSKIRDMINLS; encoded by the coding sequence ATGAATGCCTCACCTGTGGGCGGCAAGGTCTCGACATTGATCGCAAGCATGGACTGGGCCGACAGCCCCCTGCCCGCCCCCGATGCCTGGCCGCAGAGCCTGCGCACCGCCGTGGACATCGTCACACACTCGCCCATGCCGATGCTGCTGCTGTGGGGCACGCAGCTGTGCCAGCTGTACAACGATGCCTTCGCCCTGCTGGTGGGCAGCAACCACCCGCGCGCCCTCGGCCAGCCGGTGGACAGCATCTGGCCGGAACTCAAGGCATTCACCGACCCGATCTACGCCGCCGTGTTGCAGGGTGAGGTGCGTACCTTCAGCGAAAAGGACTTCAATCTGCCACGCGAGGGCGATTCCGAACAGGTCTGGCTGGACCTCACCTACAGCCCGATCCGCGACGAAAACGAGCGGGTGGCCGGCATTCTGGTGACCGCCATCGAGGCCAACGAGCGGCGTGAAGTCAGCGCGTTGGGCCGTCGCGCCGAGCAGGAACTGCGCGACCGGGAAGCGCATTTTCGCATGGCCATCGAGCTGTCACCCGCTGTGCACTGGACGGCCGAGGCCAATGGCCGGACCGACGGCAAGAGCCAGACCGAGCGCTGGCGACAACTGACCGGTATTCGCGGCCTGCAGCCGGACGAAGACTGGGCACAGCTGATGCACCCGGATGACCACCTGCCGACCCTGGACACCTGGCAACTGGCAGTGAGCACCGGCCGTCCCTACGACGCCGAGTACCGCTTGCGCATGGCCGATGGCAGCTATCACTGGATGCATGCCCGCGCACTGCCCGAGCGCGATGCCGATGGCGTGGTCCGACAGTGGTTCGGCATGACCGAGGACGTGCAGAATCGCCGTCAGGTCGAGCAGGCCCTGCGCGAACTCAACGAACACCTGGAAACCCGCGTCAGCGAGCGTACCCAGGCCCTGGCCGAGGTCAATCTGCGGCTACAGAACGAAATGCAGGAGCGCGAACGCGCCGAAGAGGCGTTGCGCCATGCACAGAAGATGGAAGCGCTCGGCCAGTTGACCGGCGGTATCGCCCACGACTTCAACAACATGCTCACCGGCATCATCGGCAGCCTGGACCTGATGCAGCGCTACATCGACGCCGGGCGCAGCAGCGAGATCAAGCGCTTCAGCGAGGCGGCGATCAGTTCGGCGCATCGCGCGGCGGGCCTGACCCACCGGCTACTGGCGTTTTCGCGACGCCAGTCGCTGGACCGCAAGCGCCTGGCGCCCAACGAGCTGGTGCATTCACTGGAAGAGCTGTTCAGCCGCACGTTGGGCGAGCACCTGCAACTGCGCCTGCAATTGGCCGAGGACGTGTGGCCGGTGAACACCGATGCCAGCCAACTGGAAAACGCCCTGCTCAATCTGGTCATCAACGCCCGCGACGCCATGCCCGAGAGCGGCGTGCTGACCATCGAGACCGCCAACTGCGAACTGGACGCCACGCCGGAAGGCGCGACCCTGGAACCGGTCAAGCCGGGCGCCTATGTCATGTTCCGGGTCAGCGACAACGGCAGTGGCATGAGCCCACCGATACTGGCCAAGGCGTTCGACCCCTTCTTCACCACCAAGCCCATCGGCCAGGGCACCGGTTTGGGGCTATCGATGATCTATGGCTTCGCCCAGCAATCGGGCGGTCAGGTGACGTTGCAGAGCCGACCTGGCGAGGGCACCTGTGTGCGCCTCTATCTGCCGCGGCACAGCGAACCGTTCGGCGACACCGCCGAGCAACGCATTCCAGCCGTGGCACCGATGGCCCAGGCCGGGGAAAGCGTGCTGGTGGTCGAAGACGATCCGGCGGTGCGCATGCTGGTGCTGGATGTGCTGGACGAACTGGGCTATGCCGCGCATTCGGCAGCCGACGCCAGCGCCGCATTGGCGCTACTCGAAGCAGGCCTGCACATCGACCTGCTGGTGACCGACGTGGGTCTGCCGGGCCTCAACGGCCGGCAATTGGCCGAGATTGCGCGCCAACAGCGGCCTGGACTGAAAGTGCTGTTCATCACCGGCTACGCGGAAAAGGCCGCCGAGCGTTACGGGTTCCTGGCCGAGGGCATGGACATGATCACCAAACCGTTTTCCATCGAACGACTGGGCAGCAAGATCCGCGACATGATCAACCTGTCCTGA
- a CDS encoding peptidylprolyl isomerase — MKAQARHILVKTAEEAEALRLRIAKGEAFDVLAKKYSTCPSGKRGGDLGEVRPGQMVGAIDQIIFKKPLRTVHGPVKSKFGYHLVQVFYRD, encoded by the coding sequence ATGAAGGCACAAGCAAGGCACATTCTGGTCAAGACTGCCGAGGAAGCGGAAGCGCTGCGCCTGCGCATCGCCAAGGGCGAAGCGTTCGATGTGCTGGCGAAGAAGTATTCGACCTGCCCATCCGGCAAGCGCGGCGGCGATCTGGGCGAGGTCCGACCTGGGCAGATGGTGGGAGCGATCGATCAAATCATCTTCAAGAAACCGCTGCGCACGGTGCATGGCCCGGTGAAGAGCAAATTCGGTTACCACCTGGTGCAAGTGTTCTACCGCGACTGA
- a CDS encoding DUF1652 domain-containing protein: MLSTLELRNIIESSFLPQRCQCTQATDRSLTVRVFDQATHKVDYTLSGIRAEQLTSSRAISNLIAGMRTDLKRQHQMPKAVGEYL, encoded by the coding sequence ATGTTGTCCACCCTTGAACTGCGTAACATCATTGAAAGCAGTTTCCTGCCCCAGCGCTGCCAGTGCACCCAGGCCACCGATCGTTCCTTGACCGTACGTGTATTCGATCAGGCGACGCATAAGGTCGACTACACACTCAGTGGTATCCGCGCCGAGCAGCTGACCAGCAGCCGAGCGATTTCCAATCTGATTGCGGGCATGCGCACCGATCTCAAGCGCCAGCATCAGATGCCGAAGGCTGTCGGGGAGTACCTCTGA
- a CDS encoding Ku protein, with amino-acid sequence MARAIWKGAISFGLVHIPVALVSATASQGVDFDWLDKRSMDPVGYKRINKKTGKEMDKENIVKGVQYEKGRYVVLSEDEIRAAHPVSTQTIDIFSFVDRTQIPLPNIDTPYFLAPDRRGEKVYALLRETLISTKKVALALVVLHTRQYLAALMPLDGALVMVKLRWPSEVRDLDILELGKEVKKPELTKKELDMAKRLVEDMSGDWRPEEYVDKFEQKIMALVEKKANKGEIEDVETESDQASRQTADVIDLTELLKRSLAGKPSAAAKPKPAKAKTAAKKAPARRSPRKAS; translated from the coding sequence ATGGCAAGAGCAATCTGGAAAGGCGCGATCAGTTTCGGTCTGGTGCACATCCCCGTGGCCCTGGTTTCGGCCACTGCCTCACAGGGCGTGGATTTCGATTGGCTGGACAAACGCAGCATGGACCCGGTCGGCTACAAGCGCATCAACAAGAAGACCGGCAAGGAGATGGACAAGGAAAACATCGTCAAGGGCGTCCAGTACGAGAAAGGTCGCTACGTTGTCCTGAGCGAAGACGAAATCCGAGCGGCCCACCCTGTGTCGACACAAACCATCGATATCTTCTCTTTCGTTGATCGCACCCAGATCCCCCTACCCAATATAGACACACCCTACTTTCTCGCCCCGGATCGCCGTGGCGAAAAAGTGTATGCACTGTTGCGGGAAACATTGATCAGCACGAAGAAAGTTGCACTGGCCCTGGTGGTATTGCATACCCGTCAATACCTGGCTGCGCTGATGCCGCTGGACGGTGCACTGGTGATGGTGAAGTTGCGCTGGCCTTCCGAAGTGCGTGACCTGGATATTCTGGAACTGGGCAAGGAAGTGAAAAAGCCCGAACTGACCAAGAAAGAACTGGACATGGCCAAGCGTCTGGTTGAGGACATGAGTGGCGATTGGCGGCCCGAAGAATATGTCGACAAGTTCGAGCAGAAGATCATGGCACTGGTCGAGAAGAAGGCCAACAAAGGTGAAATCGAAGACGTGGAAACCGAGTCCGACCAAGCGTCACGGCAGACCGCCGACGTCATCGACCTGACCGAGCTGCTCAAGCGCAGCCTTGCCGGCAAGCCATCCGCTGCTGCCAAGCCCAAGCCGGCCAAGGCGAAAACCGCCGCAAAAAAAGCGCCGGCCAGACGCAGTCCGCGCAAGGCTTCTTGA
- a CDS encoding autotransporter outer membrane beta-barrel domain-containing protein produces the protein MNTNELFRHRCLLTASLLTSCAASDMALADCTFAPGLGNDAYVCDSATASSLSDLLGNNSLTLPPGGTGTITGTVEFGPGQDSVLLGSGSIEGVLNTGAGADMVLVSGGRLSSLIQGDGADTLEVVDGAISGAVSQGSGIDSFIMRGGQIQSLSQGDGLDTFSMTDGTIVGAFEDGDIARMSGGTIGRVDMKLDNNLFELSGGRINGNLVAGFGNDTIAVSGGSIGGNISVSGGVDRVTVSGGDIGGNVLLSFGDDRFIWRDAGLIHGTISMGAGDDTALLSNLEETQLASPRLIYGDAGVDTLTLDNSRTTGGARYSYWETINLSNGSVLDLPDRLSLADDSTPPNSGLLTLDRSSTLGATQGTVGPIVEGQTITLNNAGLIDLTRSGAQAADRLTVIGNYVGNDARLKLQTVLAGDDAPSDQLVVARGTLSGRTAITVDNLDGRGAQTAANGITLVEATQGATSTDGAFTLANDLSVGAYQYYLFKGGVTAGSENSWFLRSSVVAAPPVVVPPVIKPPVVEPPVVEPPVIHPPVVEPPIVQPPVIQPPVVEPPVIEPPLVQPPGVEPPVVEPPIDEPPVVEPPAIDPPVVLPPQVVQPPGQPQPSDPEPTPPVPAAQDPIAAIGTPTLPRPAPGQSIALYRIEVPAYSVVPPAAALLALDSLGSFHERQGEQSLLRERGALPAGWARTFGSHGRQQWAGAATPDLSSNISGYQVGHDLFAALSDNGYRQHVGLFAGHARLDGNVRGFALGFDDTPSGNIRLRADNLGAYWTVVSPAGAYLDLVAMSTRFEGRSRSERGYTLDLDGHGVAVSLEAGYPLRLSEQWWLEPQVQVVGQKITLDTARDPVSKVAFDSEHYWRTRLGVRLKGEYRVGGTPVEPYVQANLWHTLDGEDAVNFDEIDTLRSQHRSTQAKLGMGLAARLSDDVSLYLNTDYARSLDSQPQESLQGSLGLRISW, from the coding sequence ATGAACACCAACGAGTTGTTTAGACACCGCTGCTTATTGACTGCGTCGTTGTTGACCAGTTGTGCCGCCTCCGACATGGCGTTGGCCGATTGCACGTTCGCCCCCGGCCTGGGCAATGACGCCTACGTGTGCGACAGCGCAACGGCTTCCTCGCTGAGCGATCTGCTGGGCAACAACAGCCTCACCTTGCCCCCAGGCGGCACCGGAACCATTACTGGAACGGTCGAATTCGGCCCTGGCCAGGACAGCGTGTTGCTGGGCTCTGGCAGCATCGAAGGCGTGCTGAACACCGGTGCAGGCGCGGACATGGTGCTCGTCAGCGGGGGGCGATTGTCTTCCCTGATTCAGGGCGATGGCGCCGATACGCTCGAAGTGGTGGACGGCGCCATCAGCGGCGCGGTCAGCCAGGGCAGCGGCATCGACAGCTTCATCATGCGCGGCGGGCAGATCCAGTCGCTCAGCCAAGGTGACGGGCTGGACACCTTTTCCATGACCGACGGCACTATCGTTGGCGCCTTCGAGGACGGTGATATCGCGCGAATGAGCGGCGGCACCATTGGCCGAGTCGACATGAAGCTGGATAACAACCTGTTCGAACTGTCTGGAGGCCGCATCAACGGCAACCTGGTCGCTGGCTTCGGCAACGATACCATCGCCGTGTCGGGTGGCAGCATCGGTGGCAACATCAGCGTCAGCGGCGGCGTCGACCGAGTCACGGTGAGCGGTGGCGACATCGGCGGCAACGTCTTGCTGAGCTTCGGCGACGACCGTTTCATCTGGCGCGACGCGGGCCTGATCCACGGCACCATCAGCATGGGCGCAGGCGACGACACGGCGCTGTTGAGCAATCTGGAGGAAACGCAACTGGCATCGCCGCGCCTGATCTACGGGGATGCCGGCGTCGATACGTTGACCCTCGACAACAGCAGAACAACTGGCGGCGCACGCTACAGCTACTGGGAAACGATCAACCTGAGCAACGGCTCGGTGCTGGACTTGCCCGATCGTCTGAGCCTGGCGGACGATTCGACGCCGCCGAACAGTGGCTTGCTCACCCTCGACCGCAGTAGCACCCTGGGCGCGACCCAAGGCACGGTCGGCCCGATCGTCGAGGGTCAGACGATCACGCTGAACAATGCCGGGCTGATCGACCTCACCCGCAGTGGCGCCCAGGCGGCCGACCGCCTGACCGTCATCGGCAACTACGTGGGCAACGACGCGCGCCTGAAACTGCAGACGGTGCTCGCCGGTGACGACGCCCCTTCCGATCAGCTGGTCGTGGCCCGAGGCACGCTGAGCGGTCGCACGGCGATTACCGTGGATAACCTCGATGGCCGCGGCGCACAGACCGCAGCCAACGGCATCACGTTGGTGGAAGCCACGCAGGGCGCGACCAGCACTGACGGGGCCTTCACCCTGGCCAACGATCTGTCGGTCGGGGCCTACCAGTATTATCTGTTCAAGGGTGGAGTGACGGCGGGCAGCGAGAACAGCTGGTTCCTGCGTTCATCCGTGGTCGCGGCGCCGCCCGTGGTGGTGCCACCGGTCATCAAGCCGCCTGTTGTTGAGCCACCGGTAGTCGAGCCACCTGTGATTCACCCCCCCGTAGTCGAGCCACCGATAGTGCAGCCGCCCGTGATTCAACCCCCGGTAGTCGAGCCGCCGGTCATCGAGCCGCCCTTGGTTCAGCCCCCTGGAGTCGAGCCACCGGTAGTCGAGCCACCCATTGACGAACCACCTGTGGTCGAGCCACCTGCGATCGATCCGCCCGTAGTGCTGCCGCCTCAAGTGGTGCAGCCGCCAGGCCAGCCGCAACCTTCCGACCCCGAACCCACGCCGCCTGTACCCGCTGCGCAAGACCCTATCGCCGCGATCGGTACGCCAACCCTGCCCCGGCCGGCACCCGGTCAGAGCATTGCGTTGTACCGGATCGAAGTGCCTGCCTACAGCGTCGTACCGCCCGCGGCCGCTTTGCTGGCGCTGGACAGCCTGGGCAGCTTCCATGAGCGTCAGGGTGAGCAAAGCTTGCTCAGGGAACGCGGCGCCCTGCCTGCCGGCTGGGCCCGGACCTTCGGCAGTCACGGACGACAGCAGTGGGCTGGCGCTGCGACCCCTGACCTGAGCAGCAATATCAGTGGCTACCAGGTCGGCCACGATCTGTTCGCCGCCCTCAGCGACAACGGCTACCGCCAGCACGTCGGACTGTTCGCCGGGCATGCTCGGCTGGATGGCAACGTGCGCGGCTTCGCCTTAGGATTCGACGACACCCCCTCGGGCAACATTCGCCTGCGCGCCGACAATCTTGGCGCCTATTGGACGGTGGTCAGCCCTGCAGGGGCCTACCTCGACCTGGTCGCGATGAGCACCCGATTCGAGGGACGCAGCCGCTCCGAACGCGGCTACACGCTCGACCTCGACGGACACGGGGTGGCCGTATCCCTGGAAGCCGGTTACCCGCTCAGACTCTCCGAGCAATGGTGGCTGGAGCCCCAGGTGCAAGTGGTCGGGCAGAAAATCACGCTGGACACGGCGCGTGATCCCGTGTCGAAAGTGGCATTCGACAGCGAGCACTATTGGCGGACACGCCTGGGAGTGCGTTTGAAAGGGGAGTATCGGGTGGGCGGTACGCCGGTCGAACCCTATGTGCAGGCCAACCTTTGGCACACGCTTGACGGCGAAGACGCAGTGAACTTCGATGAGATCGATACCCTGCGCAGCCAGCACCGGTCAACTCAGGCCAAACTGGGTATGGGCCTGGCCGCGCGGCTCAGCGACGACGTCAGCCTGTACCTGAACACCGACTACGCCCGCAGCCTGGATTCACAACCCCAGGAAAGCCTGCAGGGCAGCCTGGGGTTGCGAATCAGCTGGTAG
- a CDS encoding DUF6388 family protein — translation MAEPDSRHQAALDRFLEISPELQTELDSLNPLAARAAGLSIEEYRAERLHEAFEEAANGQDLFAWELTLKLTADTPEDFQAQRLEVHREVAEMAGMPWEEYMQLNGLKDASGSA, via the coding sequence ATGGCAGAACCCGATTCGCGTCACCAGGCCGCACTGGACCGTTTTCTCGAGATAAGTCCCGAGCTGCAAACGGAACTGGACAGCCTCAACCCCCTGGCCGCACGTGCGGCAGGGTTGAGCATCGAGGAATACCGCGCCGAACGTCTGCACGAGGCCTTCGAAGAAGCCGCCAATGGCCAGGACCTGTTCGCCTGGGAGCTGACCCTCAAGCTCACCGCCGACACCCCGGAAGACTTTCAGGCGCAACGGCTGGAGGTTCACAGGGAAGTGGCCGAGATGGCTGGCATGCCGTGGGAGGAGTACATGCAGCTCAATGGCCTGAAGGACGCCTCGGGCTCGGCGTAA